Proteins encoded within one genomic window of Rossellomorea vietnamensis:
- a CDS encoding GNAT family N-acetyltransferase encodes MITLKTMTENEYNDWIKESIKEYAEEKTKAGNFKKETSLEQAEEEFNKLLPEGRETKDHYLFTLFHEESKEMVGNLWVHLNDEAKEIFIYDIKIHESKRGSGYGKESLASLDSFAREKGIPKISLHVFGHNKTAISLYQKTGYEVTNVLMSKSL; translated from the coding sequence ATGATTACATTAAAAACGATGACAGAGAACGAATATAACGATTGGATAAAAGAGTCCATCAAGGAATATGCAGAAGAAAAAACGAAGGCAGGCAATTTCAAGAAAGAAACGTCCCTGGAGCAGGCAGAGGAAGAATTTAATAAGCTTTTACCTGAGGGAAGGGAAACAAAGGATCATTATTTATTTACCCTGTTTCATGAAGAGAGCAAGGAAATGGTGGGTAACTTATGGGTTCATTTAAATGATGAAGCAAAGGAAATCTTTATATATGATATTAAGATCCATGAGAGCAAAAGGGGATCAGGGTATGGGAAGGAATCGTTAGCGTCGTTGGACTCGTTTGCAAGGGAAAAAGGTATCCCGAAAATATCCCTTCATGTATTCGGTCATAACAAAACAGCTATATCCTTGTATCAAAAAACAGGTTATGAAGTAACAAATGTATTAATGTCCAAATCACTTTAA
- a CDS encoding alpha/beta fold hydrolase, whose translation MKRYFIQKQLQQIHVTEWGDPAKPVIFCLHGLGSTGLSFIEIANDLKEDYRIISIDAPGHGKTAPFERGENYEMNNMAEWLNEVIELLEIDSFYFLSHSWGSFVALFYAADYPEKIMELMLIDGGYQGKRHSLQTVEEEVAYYEKDFEQTWETWEDFLTLVKSETLNWSSLKMVAAQDLSLYQDHQYYWHARGETAAHIIRAMHKDEAEDIYHKLDKPVLLLRASLPENLAETRRKTADTFKVQARGEVKCIPGTTHLLHWDRPEMVVREIRQRWK comes from the coding sequence ATTAAACGTTATTTTATTCAAAAACAACTCCAGCAAATACACGTAACGGAATGGGGAGACCCTGCGAAACCAGTGATTTTTTGTCTTCATGGCTTGGGAAGTACAGGGCTCAGCTTTATAGAAATAGCGAACGATTTAAAGGAAGACTATAGAATCATTTCCATCGATGCACCTGGTCATGGAAAGACTGCACCATTTGAACGCGGGGAAAATTATGAAATGAATAACATGGCAGAATGGCTGAATGAAGTCATTGAGCTCCTTGAGATCGATTCATTCTATTTCCTGTCTCACTCATGGGGGAGCTTTGTTGCCCTATTTTATGCAGCCGATTATCCCGAAAAGATCATGGAACTGATGTTAATCGATGGAGGTTATCAGGGAAAACGGCATTCACTACAAACCGTAGAAGAAGAAGTCGCTTATTATGAAAAAGATTTCGAACAGACGTGGGAAACATGGGAAGATTTCCTCACCCTCGTTAAGAGTGAAACGTTAAATTGGTCCTCTTTAAAGATGGTGGCCGCTCAAGATCTTTCCCTTTATCAAGATCACCAATATTATTGGCATGCCCGCGGGGAGACAGCAGCTCACATCATCCGTGCCATGCATAAAGATGAGGCCGAGGATATTTATCACAAACTTGATAAACCGGTTTTATTATTAAGAGCTTCCCTTCCTGAAAATCTTGCTGAAACCCGTAGAAAGACAGCCGACACCTTTAAGGTACAGGCAAGGGGGGAAGTAAAATGCATTCCGGGAACCACCCACCTTCTTCATTGGGACCGTCCTGAAATGGTAGTGAGGGAAATAAGACAGCGCTGGAAATAA
- a CDS encoding sporulation protein, with the protein MILRKYMSLFGVGSANIDLVLPKTSFKQGELLHGYFFLEGGIIEQKLRRVECDLVMIDKNGKEEKLIDSTTILKSDIIRADERNKLSFTYRIPQGVHYSQDGVRYLFKTKLTFDQGVESVDEDYISIE; encoded by the coding sequence ATGATACTGCGTAAATACATGTCCCTCTTCGGTGTCGGGTCAGCGAATATTGATCTTGTCCTGCCTAAAACCTCATTTAAACAAGGAGAACTTTTACATGGTTACTTCTTTTTAGAAGGTGGCATCATCGAACAAAAGCTGAGGCGGGTTGAATGTGATTTAGTGATGATTGATAAGAATGGAAAAGAAGAGAAACTCATTGATTCTACCACTATATTAAAATCGGATATTATCAGGGCAGATGAACGAAATAAACTGTCATTCACCTACCGGATTCCCCAAGGAGTCCATTATTCTCAAGATGGCGTCCGTTACTTGTTCAAGACGAAGCTGACGTTTGACCAGGGGGTTGAAAGCGTGGATGAAGATTATATTTCAATTGAATAG
- a CDS encoding GNAT family N-acetyltransferase, translated as MREVKYAQLSDLEPIVAIDQQVIGHANRRGEIEKAIRNQACLVIKEGKATGFLLFNTQFFENAFVSLIIIAPEERRKGYASSLLKYFEKNSPTEKIFSSTNQSNIEMQKVFQKNGYTPSGMIENLDPGDPELIYFKYKKNQ; from the coding sequence ATGAGAGAGGTAAAATATGCTCAATTATCAGATCTGGAACCGATCGTCGCGATTGATCAACAAGTCATCGGGCATGCAAACAGGAGGGGAGAAATCGAGAAGGCGATAAGGAATCAAGCATGTCTGGTCATCAAAGAAGGAAAGGCTACTGGCTTTCTCTTATTCAATACCCAGTTTTTTGAGAACGCGTTTGTCTCTCTGATCATCATTGCTCCCGAGGAGAGAAGAAAAGGGTATGCGTCATCCTTATTGAAATATTTTGAGAAGAATTCCCCAACGGAAAAAATCTTTTCATCTACTAATCAGTCAAACATTGAGATGCAAAAAGTTTTTCAAAAGAATGGATACACTCCAAGCGGAATGATAGAAAACCTGGACCCTGGAGATCCTGAGCTGATTTACTTTAAATATAAAAAGAATCAATGA
- a CDS encoding FbpB family small basic protein — translation MKKLKSNLSQLIEENKEEIIRNRREMDKIEEKVDMKYTTAKKEHA, via the coding sequence ATGAAAAAATTAAAATCAAACCTCTCTCAATTAATAGAAGAAAACAAAGAAGAAATTATTAGAAATCGACGGGAAATGGACAAAATCGAAGAAAAAGTCGATATGAAATATACTACTGCCAAAAAGGAGCATGCTTAA